Proteins encoded together in one Megalops cyprinoides isolate fMegCyp1 chromosome 20, fMegCyp1.pri, whole genome shotgun sequence window:
- the LOC118796125 gene encoding long-chain-fatty-acid--CoA ligase ACSBG2-like isoform X2, which yields MSAAVVMDPLGGGAHLQSGGGASLDDVATEPTAIESSGEESASEREEEAVTPEEPAPHPVDTRITSQNTHTQQGEARSPESLALAAPASHLWTTSGEGTVKLRMSDSGLAAEPPITVHQMFSRAVERFGSQTALAWKEGEKWRTLNYKEYYQQCRTAAKSFLKLGLERYHGVGILGFNSVEWFITDIGAILAGGFAVGIYTTNSPEACQYVAENCQANILVVENHKQLQKILQIQDKLPHLKAIIQYKDALKEKRPNVFTWAEFMQMGSEVPDAQLDDIIASQKPNQCCTLIYTSGTTGQPKGVMLSHDNLTWTAFSTARHVGLKDADVAQEVVVSYLPLSHIAAQMIDIWITMKTGGATYFAQPDALKGSLANTLREVRPTAFMGVPRVWEKMQEKMKSVGAKSSAVRKKVAVWAKSVGLQTNLNKMQSRVLAGTPLNYRLAKKLVFCKVRKALGLDRCTKCYTGAAPITKDTLEFFLSLDIPVYELYGMSESSGPHTVSLPDAYRLTSCGKVIPGCETKLFNQDDKGEGEICFWGRHVFMGYLNMPEKTEEALDADGWLHSGDLGKVDPEGFLFITGRIKELIITAGGENIPPVPIEDAVKEAVPLVSNAMLVGDKRKFLTMLLTIKCQVNGETGAPEDELTEEAVELCQKLGSSARRVSEIANGRDRLVVAAIQEGINHVNERATSNAQRIQKWVVLEHDFSIPGGELGPTMKLKRPVVLKMYEEQIENFYNDVVTPTNADNPVLTK from the exons ATGTCTGCCGCGGTCGTGATGGACCCCCTGGGGGGCGGTGCACACCTGCAGTCCGGCGGCGGCGCCTCGCTGGACGACGTCGCCACGGAGCCCACTGCCAT AGAGTCATCGGGGGAGGAGTCGGCCTCcgagagggaagaggaagcgGTGACCCCAGAGGAGcctgccccccaccccgtcGACACTCGCATCACctctcagaacacacacacacagcaag GCGAGGCACGGAGCCCAGAATCCCTGGCCCTAGCGGCGCCTGCGTCCCATCTGTGGACCACCAGCGGAGAGGGGACAGTTAAGCTGAGGATGTCCGACTCCGGCCTGGCCGCGGAGCCCCCTATCACTGTGCACCAGATGTTCTCCAGGGCGGTGGAGAGGTTTGGGAGCCAAACAGCGCTGGCCTGGAAAGAGGGCGAGAAGTGGAGAACGCTCAACTACAAGGAGTACTATCAGCAGTGCAGAACAGCTGCTAAGAGCTTCCTTAAG CTAGGGCTAGAGCGTTACCACGGTGTGGGCATCCTGGGCTTCAACTCTGTCGAGTGGTTCATCACCGACATCGGCGCCATCCTCGCCGG CGGGTTTGCAGTGGGCATCTACACCACAAACTCCCCGGAGGCTTGCCAGTATGTGGCAGAGAACTGCCAAGCCAATATCCTGGTGGTGGAGAACCACAAACAGCTGCAGAAGATCCTTCAG ATTCAGGACAAGCTTCCACACTTGAAAGCCATAATTCAGTACAAAGATgcactgaaagaaaagagacCAAATGTGTTCACg TGGGCGGAGTTCATGCAGATGGGGAGCGAAGTGCCCGATGCCCAGCTGGATGACATCATCGCCAGCCAGAAACCCAACCAGTGCTGCACCCTGATCTACACGTCGGGCACCACAGGGCAGCCCAAGGGTGTGATGCTCAGCCACGACAAT ctgaCCTGGACCGCCTTCTCCACCGCCCGTCACGTCGGCCTGAAGGACGCCGACGTCGCCCAGGAGGTGGTGGTCAGCTACCTGCCGCTGAGCCACATCGCCGCGCAGATGATTGACATCTGGATAACCATGAAGACCGGGGGCGCCACCTACTTCGCACAGCCTGACGCCCTAAAG GGTTCTCTGGCCAACACGCTGAGGGAGGTGCGGCCCACGGCCTTCATGGGCGTGCCACGCGTGTGGGAGAAGATGCAGGAGAAGATGAAGTCCGTCGGCGCCAAGTCCTCCGCGGTGCGCAAGAAGGTGGCCGTGTGGGCCAAGAGCGTGGGGCTGCAGACCAACCTGAATAAGATGCAGAG CAGGGTGTTGGCAGGAACGCCCCTGAACTACAGGCTGGCTAAGAAGCTGGTGTTCTGTAAGGTGCGCAAGGCCTTGGGCTTAGACCGCTGCACCAAGTGCTACACAGGCGCGGCGCCCATCACCAAGGACACGCTGGAGTTCTTCCTCAGCCTGGACATCCCCGTTTACGAGCTGTACGGTATGAGTGAAAGCAGCGGGCCCCACACTGTCTCCCTGCCTGATGCCTACCGCCTCACCAG ctgtgggaagGTAATCCCAGGGTGCGAGACCAAGCTCTTCAACCAGGACGATAAGGGCGAGGGGGAGATCTGCTTCTGGGGCCGTCATGTCTTCATGGGCTACCTCAACATGCCCGAAAAGACGGAGGAGGCGCTTGACGCCGATGGCTGGCTGCACTCTGGGGACCTGGGCAAGGTGGACCCCGAGGGATTCCTGTTCATCACCGGCCGCATCAAAG AACTGATCATCACGGCGGGCGGAGAGAACATTCCGCCGGTGCCCATAGAGGATGCGGTGAAAGAGGCCGTGCCGCTGGTCAGCAACGCCATGCTTGTGGGAGACAAGAGGAAGTTCCTCACCATGCTGCTCACCATAAAG tgCCAGGTGAACGGGGAGACGGGGGCTCCGGAGGACGAGCTGACGGAGGAGGCGGTGGAGCTGTGCCAGAAGCTGGGCAGCTCGGCCAGGCGGGTGTCGGAGATTGCCAACGGGCGGGACCGGCTGGTCGTTGCCGCCATCCAGGAGGGCATCAACCACGTGAACGAGCGCGCCACCTCCAACGCCCAGCGCATCCAGAAGTGGGTCGTGCTGGAGCACGACTTCTCCATCCCCGGGGGAGAGCTGG GTCCCACCATGAAGCTGAAGAGGCCGGTGGTCTTGAAGATGTATGAGGAGCAAATCGAGAACTTCTACAATGACGTGGTCACTCCTACCAACGCCGACAACCCTGTGCTTACCAAATAA
- the LOC118796125 gene encoding long-chain-fatty-acid--CoA ligase ACSBG2-like isoform X1, with amino-acid sequence MHLTECEPTAMSAAVVMDPLGGGAHLQSGGGASLDDVATEPTAIESSGEESASEREEEAVTPEEPAPHPVDTRITSQNTHTQQGEARSPESLALAAPASHLWTTSGEGTVKLRMSDSGLAAEPPITVHQMFSRAVERFGSQTALAWKEGEKWRTLNYKEYYQQCRTAAKSFLKLGLERYHGVGILGFNSVEWFITDIGAILAGGFAVGIYTTNSPEACQYVAENCQANILVVENHKQLQKILQIQDKLPHLKAIIQYKDALKEKRPNVFTWAEFMQMGSEVPDAQLDDIIASQKPNQCCTLIYTSGTTGQPKGVMLSHDNLTWTAFSTARHVGLKDADVAQEVVVSYLPLSHIAAQMIDIWITMKTGGATYFAQPDALKGSLANTLREVRPTAFMGVPRVWEKMQEKMKSVGAKSSAVRKKVAVWAKSVGLQTNLNKMQSRVLAGTPLNYRLAKKLVFCKVRKALGLDRCTKCYTGAAPITKDTLEFFLSLDIPVYELYGMSESSGPHTVSLPDAYRLTSCGKVIPGCETKLFNQDDKGEGEICFWGRHVFMGYLNMPEKTEEALDADGWLHSGDLGKVDPEGFLFITGRIKELIITAGGENIPPVPIEDAVKEAVPLVSNAMLVGDKRKFLTMLLTIKCQVNGETGAPEDELTEEAVELCQKLGSSARRVSEIANGRDRLVVAAIQEGINHVNERATSNAQRIQKWVVLEHDFSIPGGELGPTMKLKRPVVLKMYEEQIENFYNDVVTPTNADNPVLTK; translated from the exons ATGCACC tgACTGAGTGTGAGCCCACAGCCATGTCTGCCGCGGTCGTGATGGACCCCCTGGGGGGCGGTGCACACCTGCAGTCCGGCGGCGGCGCCTCGCTGGACGACGTCGCCACGGAGCCCACTGCCAT AGAGTCATCGGGGGAGGAGTCGGCCTCcgagagggaagaggaagcgGTGACCCCAGAGGAGcctgccccccaccccgtcGACACTCGCATCACctctcagaacacacacacacagcaag GCGAGGCACGGAGCCCAGAATCCCTGGCCCTAGCGGCGCCTGCGTCCCATCTGTGGACCACCAGCGGAGAGGGGACAGTTAAGCTGAGGATGTCCGACTCCGGCCTGGCCGCGGAGCCCCCTATCACTGTGCACCAGATGTTCTCCAGGGCGGTGGAGAGGTTTGGGAGCCAAACAGCGCTGGCCTGGAAAGAGGGCGAGAAGTGGAGAACGCTCAACTACAAGGAGTACTATCAGCAGTGCAGAACAGCTGCTAAGAGCTTCCTTAAG CTAGGGCTAGAGCGTTACCACGGTGTGGGCATCCTGGGCTTCAACTCTGTCGAGTGGTTCATCACCGACATCGGCGCCATCCTCGCCGG CGGGTTTGCAGTGGGCATCTACACCACAAACTCCCCGGAGGCTTGCCAGTATGTGGCAGAGAACTGCCAAGCCAATATCCTGGTGGTGGAGAACCACAAACAGCTGCAGAAGATCCTTCAG ATTCAGGACAAGCTTCCACACTTGAAAGCCATAATTCAGTACAAAGATgcactgaaagaaaagagacCAAATGTGTTCACg TGGGCGGAGTTCATGCAGATGGGGAGCGAAGTGCCCGATGCCCAGCTGGATGACATCATCGCCAGCCAGAAACCCAACCAGTGCTGCACCCTGATCTACACGTCGGGCACCACAGGGCAGCCCAAGGGTGTGATGCTCAGCCACGACAAT ctgaCCTGGACCGCCTTCTCCACCGCCCGTCACGTCGGCCTGAAGGACGCCGACGTCGCCCAGGAGGTGGTGGTCAGCTACCTGCCGCTGAGCCACATCGCCGCGCAGATGATTGACATCTGGATAACCATGAAGACCGGGGGCGCCACCTACTTCGCACAGCCTGACGCCCTAAAG GGTTCTCTGGCCAACACGCTGAGGGAGGTGCGGCCCACGGCCTTCATGGGCGTGCCACGCGTGTGGGAGAAGATGCAGGAGAAGATGAAGTCCGTCGGCGCCAAGTCCTCCGCGGTGCGCAAGAAGGTGGCCGTGTGGGCCAAGAGCGTGGGGCTGCAGACCAACCTGAATAAGATGCAGAG CAGGGTGTTGGCAGGAACGCCCCTGAACTACAGGCTGGCTAAGAAGCTGGTGTTCTGTAAGGTGCGCAAGGCCTTGGGCTTAGACCGCTGCACCAAGTGCTACACAGGCGCGGCGCCCATCACCAAGGACACGCTGGAGTTCTTCCTCAGCCTGGACATCCCCGTTTACGAGCTGTACGGTATGAGTGAAAGCAGCGGGCCCCACACTGTCTCCCTGCCTGATGCCTACCGCCTCACCAG ctgtgggaagGTAATCCCAGGGTGCGAGACCAAGCTCTTCAACCAGGACGATAAGGGCGAGGGGGAGATCTGCTTCTGGGGCCGTCATGTCTTCATGGGCTACCTCAACATGCCCGAAAAGACGGAGGAGGCGCTTGACGCCGATGGCTGGCTGCACTCTGGGGACCTGGGCAAGGTGGACCCCGAGGGATTCCTGTTCATCACCGGCCGCATCAAAG AACTGATCATCACGGCGGGCGGAGAGAACATTCCGCCGGTGCCCATAGAGGATGCGGTGAAAGAGGCCGTGCCGCTGGTCAGCAACGCCATGCTTGTGGGAGACAAGAGGAAGTTCCTCACCATGCTGCTCACCATAAAG tgCCAGGTGAACGGGGAGACGGGGGCTCCGGAGGACGAGCTGACGGAGGAGGCGGTGGAGCTGTGCCAGAAGCTGGGCAGCTCGGCCAGGCGGGTGTCGGAGATTGCCAACGGGCGGGACCGGCTGGTCGTTGCCGCCATCCAGGAGGGCATCAACCACGTGAACGAGCGCGCCACCTCCAACGCCCAGCGCATCCAGAAGTGGGTCGTGCTGGAGCACGACTTCTCCATCCCCGGGGGAGAGCTGG GTCCCACCATGAAGCTGAAGAGGCCGGTGGTCTTGAAGATGTATGAGGAGCAAATCGAGAACTTCTACAATGACGTGGTCACTCCTACCAACGCCGACAACCCTGTGCTTACCAAATAA